Proteins from a genomic interval of Syngnathus acus chromosome 4, fSynAcu1.2, whole genome shotgun sequence:
- the arhgap39 gene encoding rho GTPase-activating protein 39, which produces MAERLEWVEIIEPRTRERMYANLLTGECVWDPPPGVRIKRTGDNQWWELFDPNTSRFYYYNASTQRTVWHRPQGCDIIPLAKLQTLKQHTDAASPRHAAAGGAEGASADNSPGRNSGVSREGSTSSSLDQEGTDKQVGKDEAERTSPFRWNTGTKERMLIKVTDREPSFLSHQGNGYSPCDPPTPGGGTAARSRRSSGGSNPAASEPDASPVPYPERRHSPFLKRAELGGTQRRSSAESQPSSPRYAYEPPLYEEPPSEYQPPPIYEEPPSDIHLSESSFYGAGKSPARKTSVPLYHSPKQSPYGQLVLTRQKCPDKTQSLEYSPMGKEYVKQLVYVEQSSSSPRFKTADRLLRYGTTGGYGGSYGGSYTLQHSQSLIRDPRLLLDYSGEGGEGGQRLLYEDSVSWSPSQTHSLSTSSAGAFSPGGNRKRKSRKPSLPQELARCGAPDGDFGGTASEAMLAQARLAWEAQQVMKQRSSWDSGQGGAQSSKDGYESDGAMPPPLPGPVVRAFSEDEALAQSDGHLWKRSTFERLGFPQALLEKSLSMQTSLASPETYLHPSQSEDLGACAQFEASRNARNMMPSASCGVFPEFTLRKPSSETDIENWASKHFNKHTQGLFRRKVSIANMLAWSSEPIKKPMIVTSDRSVKKEAVDIFKLIQTYMGDRRTKADPLYVALEVVVRGWSNQGLRDELYIQLCRQTTENFRYDSLERGWELMAICLAFFPPTPRFHNYLEGYICRHMDPLNDTKGVAISSYAKHSYRKLTKAALTGAKKGLQKPCLEEIQHARNAIFSPSMFGSSLEEVMALQRERYPDHQLPWVQTRLSEEVLGLNGDQTEGIFRVPGDIDEVNALKLQVDQWKIPTGLEDPHIPASLLKFWYRELEEPLIPHEFYDECVKNYDNAEAAVQVVLGLPHINKLVLCYLIRFLQVFAQPSNVSVTKMDVNNLAMVMAPNCLRCQSDDPRVIFENTRKEMSFIRLLIHTLDTSFMDTIL; this is translated from the exons ATGGCCGAGAG GTTGGAGTGGGTGGAGATCATCGAGCCGCGCACGCGCGAGCGCATGTACGCCAACCTACTGACGGGCGAGTGCGTGTGGGACCCGCCGCCGGGTGTGCGCATCAAGCGCACGGGCGATAACCAGTGGTGGGAGCTGTTTGACCCCAACACCTCGCGCTTCTACTACTACAATGCTTCCACGCAGCGCACCGTCTGGCACCGCCCGCAAGGTTGCGACATCATCCCGCTGGCTAAACTGCAGACGCTCAAGCAGCACACCGACGCCGCCAGCCCCCGCCACGCCGCCGCCGGGGGCGCCGAAGGGGCGTCGGCCGACAACAGTCCGGGACGCAACAGCGGGGTCAGCCGGGAAGGGAGCACCTCGTCCTCCCTGGATCAGGAAGGGACTGACAAACAGGTCGGGAAGGACGAAGCAGAGCG CACGTCCCCGTTCAGATGGAACACAGGTACCAAGGAGCGCATGCTGATCAAGGTGACGGACCGCGAGCCCAGCTTCCTGTCCCACCAGGGGAACGGTTACTCGCCGTGTGACCCGCCCACGCCGGGCGGGGGCACGGCGGCGCGAAGCCGGCGTTCCTCCGGGGGCAGCAACCCAGCGGCCTCGGAACCCGACGCCTCCCCGGTCCCGTACCCCGAGCGCCGGCATTCTCCCTTTCTGAAGCGCGCCGAGCTGGGCGGCACCCAACGACGCTCCTCGGCCGAGTCGCAGCCGTCGTCGCCGCGCTACGCCTACGAGCCGCCGCTCTACGAGGAGCCGCCCTCCGAGTACCAACCGCCGCCCATCTATGAGGAGCCGCCCTCCGACATCCACCTGTCCGAATCGTCCTTCTACGGTGCCGGGAAGTCGCCCGCCCGCAAGACCTCGGTGCCCCTCTACCACTCTCCCAAGCAGTCCCCTTACGGCCAGCTGGTTCTGACCCGGCAGAAATGTCCAGACAAGACGCAAAGTCTGGAGTACAGTCCCATGGGGAAGGAATATGTCAAGCAGCTGGTGTATGTGGAACAGTCGTCCTCTAGCCCTCGCTTCAAGACGGCCGACCGCCTGCTGCGTTACGGCACCACGGGAGGCTACGGCGGCTCCTACGGGGGCTCCTACACCCTGCAGCACAGTCAGTCGCTGATCCGAGACCCCCGCCTGCTGCTGGACTACAGCGGCGAGGGCGGCGAGGGGGGCCAGAGGCTGCTCTACGAGGATTCCGTATCCTGGTCGCCCAGCCAAACCCACTCTTTGTCCACGTCCTCCGCCGGAGCCTTCTCCCCCGGCGGAAACCGCAAGCGCAAAAGCCGGAAGCCGTCGCTCCCCCAGGAGTTGGCTCGCTGCGGCGCCCCTGATGGGGACTTTGGGGGCACGGCGTCGGAGGCCATGCTGGCGCAGGCCCGCCTGGCGTGGGAGGCGCAGCAGGTGATGAAGCAGCGCAGCAGCTGGGACTCGGGCCAGGGCGGCGCCCAGAGCTCCAAGGACGGCTACGAGAGCGACGGCGCCATGCCGCCCCCGCTGCCAGGGCCGGTGGTGAGGGCTTTTAGCGAGGACGAAGCCCTGGCGCAAAGCGATGGACACCTCTGGAAGAGAAGCACCTTCGAGCGTCTCGGATTCCCTCAGGCCCTGCTGGAGAAAAGTCTCTCCATGCAAACCAGCCTGGCCTCACCCGAGACTTATCTCCATCCCTCACAG TCGGAGGACCTGGGAGCCTGCGCCCAGTTTGAGGCCAGCCGCAATGCCAGGAACATGATGCCGAGCGCTAGCTGCGGCGTCTTCCCGGAATTCACCCTGAGAAAACCGTCCTCCGAGACCGACATCGAGAACTGGGCGTCCAAGCACTTCAACAAACACACGCAG GGTTTGTTCAGGAGGAAGGTGTCCATCGCCAACATGCTGGCGTGGAGCAGCGAGCCCATCAAGAAGCCCATGATCGTCACTTCGGACCGCAGCGTCAAGAAGGAAGCGGTGGACATCTTCAAGCTCATCCAGACCTACATGGGGGATCGCCGCACCAAAGCCGACCCCCTCTACGTAGCCCTGGAG gtggtgGTCCGCGGGTGGAGTAACCAGGGACTCCGCGACGAGCTCTACATCCAGCTGTGCCGGCAGACCACGGAGAACTTCCGCTACGACAGTCTGGAGCGTGGCTGGGAGCTAATGGCCATCTGCCTGGCCTTCTTCCCGCCCACGCCGCGCTTCCACAACTACCTTGAGGGCTACATCTGCAGACACATGGACCCTCTCAACGACACCAAGG gAGTGGCTATTAGCAGCTATGCTAAACATAGCTACAGGAAGCTAACCAAGGCGGCACTGACCGGAGCCAAGAAG GGTCTTCAGAAGCCCTGTCTGGAAGAGATCCAGCATGCCCGCAACGCCATCTTCAGCCCGTCCATGTTTGGCTCTTCCCTGGAGGAGGTCATGGCCCTGCAGAGGGAGCGCTACCCGGACCACCAGCTGCCCTGGGTTCAGACCCGCCTGTCCGAGGAGGTCTTGGGCCTCAACGGGGACCAGACGGAGGGCATCTTCAG GGTTCCAGGAGACATTGATGAGGTGAACGCTCTCAAGCTGCAAGTGGACCAGTGGAAGATCCCAACGGGACTGGAGGACCCTCACATTCCAG CGTCACTTCTGAAGTTTTGGTACCGCGAGCTAGAGGAGCCACTCATCCCACACGAGTTCTACGACGAGTGCGTCAAGAACTACGACAACGCAGAGGCCGCTGTCCAAGTAGTGCTGGGACTGCCGCACATCAACAAACTGGTGCTATGCTACCTCATTCGCTTCCTGCAG GTGTTCGCGCAGCCGTCCAATGTGTCGGTGACCAAGATGGACGTGAACAACCTGGCCATGGTGATGGCGCCCAACTGCTTGCGCTGCCAGTCGGACGACCCGCGCGTCATCTTCGAGAACACGCGCAAGGAAATGTCCTTCATCAGGCTCCTCATCCACACGCTGGACACCAGCTTCATGGACACCATCctataa
- the polr1b gene encoding DNA-directed RNA polymerase I subunit RPA2, producing MDALEDWNDVTESPSLKNLTDGSFSVLKERQCDAVQDLVKAHIDSFDQAIGQGLNSVVQAIPPLEFMVKGERISLAFIEAIVHPPIVSKGSVCREMRVFPAECRARRSSYKGKIVADVSWSVDGVPKGIIKQGLGQIPIMVKSKLCNLHGMTPQQLVQHHEEAEEMGGYFIVNGIEKVIRMLIMPRRNYPIAVSRAKWKSRGHGYTQYGLSMRCMKENHTAINMHLHYLENGTIMLNFIHQKELFFLPIGFMLKALVDLSDLEIFSELIKGVEENSLYRSAACEMLRLVSAQGCTSRSKVLDYLGGRFRVKLNLPEWYTDRQCADFLLDECICIHLRTGMEKFRLLCLMCRKLFSFAKQECLEENPDGIACQEVLTPGQLYLMFLKEKMWMWLLSVKAAVEKRGSHLKGGWTAENLIKMFNLGTDLSKPFEYMLATGNLSSKTGLGMSQNTGLCVVADKLNFIRYLSHFRCVHRGAAFTKMRTTSVRKLLPESWGFLCPVHTPDGEPCGLMNHMTASCQVVTASSSTVGLPAILCSLGLTPVDATPTSPFADCYPVLLDGAVVGWVEERLAPGVVDSLRRFKVLQEKKVPPWTEIILVPKTGKASLYPGLFLFTAPCRMMRPVRNLAVGKQELIGTFEQLYVNVAVKEAEVEAGVSSHQELFPHSMLSVVASFIPYSDHNQSPRNMYQCQMGKQTMGFPLHAFLERSDNKLYRLQTPQSALVRPSMYDHYQLDNYPSGTNAVVAVISYSGYDMEDAMIVNKSSWERGFAHGCIYKTELVDLAQKARGHDGVVFGVKPGDPKVNKQLDADGLPPVGAMLRYGDPFYSYINLNTGQSFVTFYKSQEACVVDNIKICGNDVGTGLFKRVCITMRVPRNPTIGDKFASRHGQKGILSRLWPAEDMPFSESGLSPDILFNPHGFPSRMTIGMLIESMAGKSAALHGLSHDATPFTFSEDNSALDYFGEMLRAGGYNYYGTERLYSGTSGLELEADIFIGVVYYQRLRHMVSDKFQVRTTGARDKVTNQPVGGRNVQGGIRFGEMERDALLSHGSSFLLQDRLFNCSDRSVAQVCVDCGSLLSPLLEKPPPSWSSTRHRRTVCTLCGKSDSVDSVSVPYVFRYFVAELAAMNIKVKLDIK from the exons ATGGACGCCTTGGAGGACTGGAACGACGTGACCGAAAGTCCGAGTTTGAAGAACCTGACGGACGGAAGCTTCAGTGTACTAAAAGAGAGACAATGTGACGCTGTACAGGATTTGGTCAAAGCGCATATTGACTCTTTTGATCAGGCCATCGGACAAGGACTCAACTCCGTTGTGCAG GCCATCCCGCCGTTGGAGTTCATGGTGAAGGGAGAGCGCATCAGTTTGGCGTTCATAGAGGCCATCGTCCACCCGCCGATCGTGTCCAAAGGCAGCGTGTGCCGCGAGATGAGAGTCTTCCCGGCGGAGTGCCGCGCCAGAAGGTCCTCGTACAAGGGCAAGATAGTG GCAGATGTGAGCTGGAGTGTGGACGGGGTCCCCAAAGGGATCATCAAGCAGGGGCTCGGGCAAATTCCCATTATGGTCAAGTCCAAGCTGTGCAACTTGCACGGGATGACGCCGCAGCAGCTGGTGCAACACCACGAGGAGGCTGAG GAAATGGGCGGCTACTTCATTGTGAACGGCATCGAGAAGGTGATTCGCATGCTGATCATGCCTCGGAGGAACTACCCCATTGCTGTGTCACGAGCCAAGTGGAAGAGCAGAGGCCATGGATACACGCAGTATG GTTTGTCCATGCGCTGCATGAAGGAGAATCACACGGCCATCAACATGCACCTTCACTACTTGGAGAACGGAACCATCATGCTCAACTTCATCCACCAGAAGGAACTCTTCTTCCTACCCATTGGCTTTATGCTTAAG GCGCTGGTGGACCTGAGCGACCTGGAGATTTTCTCAGAGCTGATCAAAGGCGTGGAAGAGAACTCGCTGTACCGCAGCGCCGCCTGCGAGATGCTGCGCTTGGTGTCGGCGCAGGGCTGCACGTCACGCTCAAAGGTCCTGGACTACCTGGGCGGACGCTTCCGCGTGAAACTCAACCTGCCCGAGTGGTACACCGACCGGCAGTGCGCCGACTTCCTGCTGGA CGAGTGCATCTGCATCCACTTGCGGACAGGCATGGAGAAGTTCCGGCTGCTGTGCCTGATGTGTCGCAAGCTTTTCAGCTTCGCCAAGCAGGAGTGCCTGGAGGAGAACCCAGACGGCATCGCCTGCCAGGAGGTCCTCACGCCGGGACAGCTCTACCTCATGTTCCTCAAG GAGAAGATGTGGATGTGGCTGCTGTCGGTCAAGGCGGCGGTGGAGAAGCGAGGAAGTCACCTGAAGGGTGGCTGGACGGCGGAAAACCTCATCAAGATGTTCAATCTTGGAACCGACCTCAGCAAACCCTTTGAGTACATGCTGGCTACCGGCAACCTCAGCTCCAAGACGG GTCTGGGCATGTCGCAGAACACGGGCTTGTGCGTGGTAGCCGACAAGCTCAACTTCATTCGCTACCTGTCGCACTTCCGCTGCGTGCACCGCGGCGCCGCCTTCACCAAGATGCGCACCACGTCTGTGCGCAAGTTGCTGCCCGAGTCCTGGGGCTTCCTGTGCCCTGTGCACACGCCCGACGGCGAGCCCTGCGGCCTCATGAATCACATGACGGCCAGCTGCCAGGTGGTGACGGCATCCTCGTCCACCGTGGGGCTGCCGGCCATACTCTGCTCGCTGGGTCTGACCCCCGTCGATGCCACCCCCACCAGCCCCTTCGCCGACTGCTACCCGGTCCTGCTGGACGGCGCCGTGGTGGGTTGGGTGGAGGAACGCCTGGCCCCCGGTGTGGTGGATTCACTGCGCAGGTTCAAG GTTCTGCAGGAGAAAAAAGTTCCTCCCTGGACTGAGATCATTCTGGTGCCCAAGACGGGCAAAGCCAGCTTGTACCCGGGCCTGTTTCTGTTCACCGCGCCGTGCCGCATGATGCGCCCTGTGCGCAACCTGGCGGTCGGCAAGCAGGAGCTCATTGGAACCTTCGAGCAG CTTTATGTCAACGTGGCCGTAAAGGAGGCAGAGGTGGAGGCGGGTGTCAGCAGCCACCAGGAGCTCTTCCCGCACAGCATGCTCAGCGTGGTGGCAAGCTTCATACCCTACTCGGACCACAACCAGAGTCCCAGGAACATGTACCAGTGCCAGATGG GTAAGCAGACGATGGGCTTTCCCCTTCACGCCTTCCTGGAGCGTTCGGACAACAAGCTGTACCGGCTGCAGACGCCGCAGAGCGCACTGGTACGTCCTTCCATGTACGACCACTACCAGCTGGACAACTACCCCAGTGGCACCAACGCCGTGGTGGCTGTCATCTCCTACAGCGGTTACGACATGGAGGACGCCATG ATTGTGAACAAGTCATCATGGGAGCGCGGCTTTGCCCACGGCTGCATCTACAAGACGGAACTGGTGGACTTGGCCCAAAAGGCACGGGGCCACGACGGCGTGGTGTTTGGGGTCAAGCCTGGAGACCCCAAGGTCAATAAGCAGCTGGACGCTGATGGACTTCCGCCGGTGGGCGCCATGCTGCGCTACGGCGACCCCTTCTACAGCTACATCAACCTGAACACCGGCCAGTCCTTTGTCACTTTCTACAA GAGCCAGGAGGCGTGCGTGGTGGACAACATCAAGATCTGCGGCAACGACGTTGGCACGGGCTTGTTCAAGCGCGTGTGCATCACCATGCGGGTGCCACGCAATCCCACCATCGGCGACAAGTTCGCCAGCCGTCACGGCCAGAAGGGCATTCTGAGCCGGCTGTGGCCCGCCGAGGACATGCCCTTCAGCGAGAGCGGCCTCAGCCCTGACATCTTGTTCAACCCGCACGGATTCCCCTCGCGCATGACCATCGGCATGCTGATAGAGAGCATGGCGGGCAAGTCGGCTGCCCTGCATGGCCTGAGCCACGACGCCACGCCCTTCACCTTCTCTGAAGACAACTCTGCCCTCGACTACTTCGGGGAGATGCTGCGGGCGGGCGGCTACAACTATTATGGCACCGAGCGCCTCTACAGCGGCACCAGCGGCCTGGAGCTGGAGGCCGACATTTTCATCGGCGTGGTTTACTACCAGAGGCTCAGGCACATGGTGTCCGACAAGTTCCAG GTCCGTACGACAGGGGCGCGTGACAAGGTCACCAATCAGCCGGTGGGCGGCAGGAACGTGCAAGGCGGCATCCGCTTTGGCGAGATGGAGCGTGACGCGCTGCTATCGCACGGCTCGTCCTTCCTGCTGCAGGACCGCCTCTTCAACTGCTCCGACCGTTCGGTGGCGCAGGTGTGCGTGGACTGCGGGAGTTTGCTGTCGCCGCTGCTGGAAAAGCCGCCGCCCTCCTGGTCATCCACGCGCCACCGTCGCACCGTCTGCACACTCTGCGGCAAGAgcgactcggtggactcggtctcCGTGCCATACGTTTTCCGCTACTTTGTGGCCGAGCTGGCCGCCATGAACATCAAAGTCAAGCTGGACATCAAGTGA